The uncultured Sphaerochaeta sp. genome includes the window CTCTGGACATTCTCCACATCCTCAATCGAGGAGAGGGTATTGCCCAATACGCCTGCAGCCTCTATGAGAGGTTCATATGCATCACCGGAGAGACGGAAACTGAAATCTGCAGAGGTTGGAGGACCCGTCTGGGCTTTGGTGAAAAGCACCTGCTCTGCCCCACTGATATAGTAGGTCTCCCTCTTCACTTCATCAATGATGGTCTCAATGCTTCTGGTTCTCCCTTCATCCATCTCAGCAAGGTCAACCGTGATGGTTGCCTGGGTGGTACTTTCAGCACCCCCTTCATTACCACCGATATTGGCACTGATGGAGAGAATCTCTCCATCCCCGACCTTATCAAGGAGGACCTTTTCATATGCAGAGACCACATTGTTGGTAGTCCGCAAGGTAGATCCCTGGGGAGTGGTGATCTCAATATTGAAATAACTATAATCCTCTGCACTGAACAGGTCCTGACGCAAACCACCCACCAAGGAGAATATTGCGGCAGTTACCACGAGTATGAGGAGTATGAAACGTCCCTTTCTATCCAGGGCCCATGCAAGCGCCCGTTGATAGGTGTTGATGAAACGCTCAAAGCGTTGTTTGCCTGCTTTCTCCTGCTTGAGTCTCCTGGGGCCCCACTCTGCATAGTGGCTGGGGAGGAAGAAAAGGGCCTCGAAAGTACTTACGATCAAGGCAATGGTGACAGTGAGGGGAATGACCCTGAGGAACTTACCGATGGTCCCTGGAATAATCATAAGGGGGAGGAATGCTGCAACGGTGGTTCCGGTGGCGGCAATGATGGGCCACACCACCTGGTTGACCCCCTTGATCGCGGCCTCATGCCGAGGTACTCCAGCGAGCTGGAGACGGTATGAGTTCTCGACGATTACAATGCCGTGGTCGACGATCAGACCTAATACCAGCACCAAGCCAAAAAGGGTATTGGTGTTGACCGTCTGCCCCAACTGATCGAGCACCAAGAAGGTCAATGCAAAGGTTACCGGGATACCGAGCGCGGTTATGAATGCATTCCTGAAACCAATGAACAGAGAAAGAATGATAACCAGCAATAAAAGACCCATAAGGGCGTTGGAGGAGAGCACAGAGAGACTGCTTGCAATCTGGACTGTGGAATCATTGAACAGCGTCAGGGTTGCCCCTGCCCGAGGTTGGGTATCATCCACAATCTGCCTGACCGCATCAACGATGGCCACAGAATCACCTTTCACCACCTTGGTGATTTTCAAACTGACAGCACTCTCCCCATTGAACCGGCTCAAGGGTGCTTCCTCATCAAACCCATCCATGACCTTTGCAACATCAGAGAGACGGACAAGTCCCTCTCCCTGGTTGGAACGTCTGACAATAACGGATTCAATATCCCTGACTCCCTCTACGGAGCCAAAAGTACGAAGCAGGTATTGGCGACTCTCCGTTGAGAGGCTTCCACTTGGAAGGCGCTGGTTCTCCCCTGAGAGAGAACGAACCACCTCATTGACACTCAATCCCATTGAGGAGAGCAGTGTCGGGTCCAACTTAACCTGGATTTGCCTTTCAGGGAGACCAACAATTTCCACATCTGAAACATCTGGAATGCTGAGAAACCGGTTTTGCAGTTCCTGAGCTTGCTCACGCATGTCCTGGTAGGAAATATTCCCGCTGACAATCACCTCGATGACAGGCAGAAAGTCAGAGGAGGAAAAATCATCCAGCAATGGCTGCAAGGTCCCCTCAGGAAGACTGACCTGGCTGAACCGTGTCTGTGCATCCTGATAAAGAGAACGGAAGAGTGTATCGTCTATGCCATCATCAAACTCAACCCGGACCACACTCAATCCCTCACTGGTGGTTGAGCTGATCTGCTTGAGTCGATCCATCCCGGCAAATGCATTCTCCACGGGAATGGTGACTGAGGATTCCATATCCTGGGCACTCACACCTGGATAAGGGACAATGACATTGACCCAATAGAAAGGTACCTCTGCGAACTGTTCCTGTGGCAAGGTGAGTAGACTGAAAATACCCAGAGCAAGTACGGTGATCATGAGAATATTGACCAAGACCGGTTTTGTTACCGAGAACCTACCGATGGAGAACTGCTTGTCCTGATTATCCATACTGCCCTCCTACTCCAACGAAGTGCTGATGGCACTACCGTCGATCAAACGTGAGAGGCTGCTGACAAGCACTCGCTCCCCTATCAAGGAAACAGAGGCATCCTTGCTTTCAATGGCGGTAAGGTCACCAAACTGGTCAACTACGGTCACTTCCTGCAGACTGGCATTGGAACCGTCAACCACAAAGATGTACTGCCTACCATTCCGATTCACCATTGCACCGTTGGGAACCACCGTATACAAGGGAGCCTCGGTGTTGAAGATGGTTACATCCGCGGTAATTCCTGCTTTCAACATATCTGGTCTTGGATTCTCAAAATCCACATAGACCACCCAGCTACCGGTTCTGCTGTCAGATGAAGCACTGATGGCGCTTACCCTGCCCTCAGCAACAATGGTTTCGGTTGGGGTGCGTATGGTGATCTCTGCCGGTGCTCCTTCCTTGATAAGAAAAAGCTGAGCTTGACCAATAGCGAGCGTAACCCTCAGATGATCGAGATCCACGATTCGGGCAATCTGGGAACCAGCTTGCAACAGGTCCCCTTCCACCAGCTTGGTTATCTCAGCAACACTTCCGGATATTGGTGTCGTTATCCTGGAGTTGGCTACATTATTCTTTGCCTGTTCAAGTTGGGCTGAAAGCCCATCCAAACTGGATTTCCCTTGGTTGAGTTGGGAGAGGGAGATTGCCCCGCTGGCAAACAGTTTCTCATTCACAGCCTGTTGCTTCACTGCATTCTCGTATTGCGATTCCAACTGGCTGAGGGTAAGTTTGGCAATGGTGTCATCAATGGTAAGCAGGGTGTCTCCCCCTTTCAGGGTACTTCCCAAGTCAACTGATATCTCTTGGATTTCTCCACTCAGCCGAGATTTGATACTCACTTCCCTCTGGCCCTGTACCGTACCACTGCCAATTACACGATCCCGCAGTGCTCGCTCTTCGATTGCAACAGAGGAAGAGACAACCTGGGTATAATCGGTGGCAGCACTCACTGCTTCCAATGGTTCATTCACTTCTTGTTCTTGATCTGCTTTGCTGCAAGAGAGCAAGCTCGCTACAATAGTAAGAGAGATCAGGGAAAATATCAGTGTTCTCTGTGCCTTGCGCATGGTCTACCTCATTAAAATTATCATAGGAATATGTATCAAATAATAGTCTATTTCTTGTTTAACTGACAAGTGTTTTGCACAATATATTTTTCATAATTCGAATTATGGGCATTGCTTGCGGTTTATGAAGGATTCCTGTA containing:
- a CDS encoding efflux RND transporter permease subunit yields the protein MDNQDKQFSIGRFSVTKPVLVNILMITVLALGIFSLLTLPQEQFAEVPFYWVNVIVPYPGVSAQDMESSVTIPVENAFAGMDRLKQISSTTSEGLSVVRVEFDDGIDDTLFRSLYQDAQTRFSQVSLPEGTLQPLLDDFSSSDFLPVIEVIVSGNISYQDMREQAQELQNRFLSIPDVSDVEIVGLPERQIQVKLDPTLLSSMGLSVNEVVRSLSGENQRLPSGSLSTESRQYLLRTFGSVEGVRDIESVIVRRSNQGEGLVRLSDVAKVMDGFDEEAPLSRFNGESAVSLKITKVVKGDSVAIVDAVRQIVDDTQPRAGATLTLFNDSTVQIASSLSVLSSNALMGLLLLVIILSLFIGFRNAFITALGIPVTFALTFLVLDQLGQTVNTNTLFGLVLVLGLIVDHGIVIVENSYRLQLAGVPRHEAAIKGVNQVVWPIIAATGTTVAAFLPLMIIPGTIGKFLRVIPLTVTIALIVSTFEALFFLPSHYAEWGPRRLKQEKAGKQRFERFINTYQRALAWALDRKGRFILLILVVTAAIFSLVGGLRQDLFSAEDYSYFNIEITTPQGSTLRTTNNVVSAYEKVLLDKVGDGEILSISANIGGNEGGAESTTQATITVDLAEMDEGRTRSIETIIDEVKRETYYISGAEQVLFTKAQTGPPTSADFSFRLSGDAYEPLIEAAGVLGNTLSSIEDVENVQSDFIAGNPALRIDVDQDQATRLGIGVSTIASYLRVRFEGQNVGTLFLENEEIDMVVQFDNGGTERFEDLQQILIPTDDGRLVPLSSVATISLESSIGSIRRVEGKREITVTADALTGVDQNVVNDQIVQLWDTDLRNRYPSVDLVVGGEFSDFSNLLIDILRIFVLGIFLMYLILGTQFNSYSQPFLILLSVPFAFIGVVLFLFVSGTPLSTTVIYSAVALAGIAVNDAIVLISFINELRAEGKSVAEAIVEAAGTRIRPILLTSLTTIAGLLPTAIGIGGYSVVWSPMASTIMVGLIFSTLSALFVLPLLYASFYKDTRRNA
- a CDS encoding efflux RND transporter periplasmic adaptor subunit, whose product is MRKAQRTLIFSLISLTIVASLLSCSKADQEQEVNEPLEAVSAATDYTQVVSSSVAIEERALRDRVIGSGTVQGQREVSIKSRLSGEIQEISVDLGSTLKGGDTLLTIDDTIAKLTLSQLESQYENAVKQQAVNEKLFASGAISLSQLNQGKSSLDGLSAQLEQAKNNVANSRITTPISGSVAEITKLVEGDLLQAGSQIARIVDLDHLRVTLAIGQAQLFLIKEGAPAEITIRTPTETIVAEGRVSAISASSDSRTGSWVVYVDFENPRPDMLKAGITADVTIFNTEAPLYTVVPNGAMVNRNGRQYIFVVDGSNASLQEVTVVDQFGDLTAIESKDASVSLIGERVLVSSLSRLIDGSAISTSLE